A single region of the Biomaibacter acetigenes genome encodes:
- the dnaG gene encoding DNA primase translates to MGFYSEDIVREIRSRADIVEIISEYVSLKKRGENYVGLCPFHSEKTPSFNVNPEKQLFYCFGCGAGGNVFTFLMKKENLNFPEAIRLLADRFQIKLPSGKYDKEITRDFQQRREQLRINKLAARFYHNILLNTREGRRGLEYLTKRGIKPETIERFQLGYALPAWDGLIKYFGSQGIDIKDLQKVGLVIPRKDNRGYYDRFRDRIMFPIEDVTKNIIGFGGRIVGVGEPKYLNSPETPVFSKGENLYALSMIKKDPELDAIVVEGYMDCISLQQNGFTQAVASLGTALTQKQARLLKKYTNGVILAYDADSAGQTATLRGMEILAKEGLNVKVLSLPAGKDPDEFIRRKGRDAFREQLTGALDLVSYKLNLAKKGLDIQNSDGKLRFIKRAVEVLSEIENEVEKEIYVQKTATELNIPVQVLKDEIKKRQFPNNGFKYKNSQTRDNNKEFSKISPITGAYKAERMIIKLLIEDEAIREKVIKDLTPSNFINERTSKIAGVLFEMVQRGESITPDGIFNLLDQDASSELSGILMTNPEFQDDDMVDSLVKKIKENYLKHAIKQVREQIKKAEAIGEREESINLLNTYQKLKIQMDELKANLTSEKGGV, encoded by the coding sequence ATGGGGTTCTATTCTGAGGATATAGTTAGGGAGATACGTTCAAGAGCGGATATAGTGGAGATCATATCAGAGTATGTTTCCCTTAAAAAGCGCGGTGAGAATTATGTAGGTTTATGTCCCTTCCATTCCGAAAAAACCCCATCGTTCAACGTAAATCCGGAAAAGCAACTGTTTTACTGCTTCGGATGCGGAGCGGGCGGAAATGTTTTCACATTTCTCATGAAGAAGGAAAACCTCAATTTTCCCGAGGCTATCAGACTTCTGGCAGACAGGTTTCAAATAAAGCTGCCTTCAGGGAAATATGACAAAGAAATAACCCGCGATTTTCAGCAAAGACGGGAACAGCTGCGTATAAATAAATTGGCGGCAAGGTTCTACCACAATATTTTATTGAATACCAGGGAAGGCCGTAGAGGCTTAGAGTATCTTACAAAAAGAGGTATTAAACCTGAAACTATAGAAAGGTTTCAACTGGGATATGCTCTGCCCGCATGGGATGGCCTGATTAAATATTTTGGGTCCCAGGGCATTGATATAAAGGATTTACAGAAGGTAGGCCTTGTCATACCCAGGAAGGATAACCGGGGGTATTATGACAGGTTCAGGGATAGAATAATGTTTCCTATAGAGGATGTAACAAAAAACATAATAGGATTTGGCGGCCGCATTGTGGGGGTCGGAGAGCCCAAGTACTTAAATTCGCCGGAGACCCCGGTGTTTTCAAAGGGAGAAAACCTGTATGCTCTTTCAATGATAAAAAAAGACCCCGAACTGGATGCTATTGTGGTGGAGGGTTATATGGACTGTATTTCCCTGCAGCAGAACGGCTTTACACAGGCTGTTGCATCTCTGGGCACCGCCCTCACCCAAAAGCAGGCAAGACTATTAAAAAAGTACACCAACGGTGTGATACTGGCCTATGATGCCGACTCCGCAGGACAGACCGCTACCCTGAGAGGCATGGAAATACTGGCCAAAGAAGGCTTGAATGTAAAAGTCTTGAGCCTGCCCGCCGGAAAAGATCCCGATGAGTTCATCCGGAGAAAAGGCAGAGACGCCTTCAGGGAGCAGCTCACAGGGGCGCTGGACCTGGTGAGTTACAAACTCAATCTGGCAAAAAAAGGTCTGGATATACAGAACTCCGATGGGAAACTTAGATTTATAAAAAGGGCTGTCGAGGTATTATCCGAAATTGAGAATGAGGTGGAAAAGGAAATATATGTTCAAAAAACCGCAACGGAATTGAACATCCCGGTGCAGGTTCTCAAAGATGAAATCAAAAAGAGGCAATTTCCAAACAATGGATTTAAGTATAAAAATAGCCAAACAAGGGATAATAATAAGGAATTTAGCAAAATATCGCCTATAACGGGGGCTTATAAAGCCGAAAGAATGATAATAAAACTTTTAATAGAAGATGAAGCCATCAGGGAAAAGGTCATAAAAGACCTTACCCCCTCGAATTTTATAAATGAAAGGACGAGCAAAATAGCCGGGGTTCTTTTCGAAATGGTGCAGAGAGGAGAATCCATTACCCCAGACGGCATATTTAATTTATTGGACCAGGATGCTTCTTCGGAACTGTCAGGCATACTCATGACAAATCCGGAATTTCAGGATGATGATATGGTAGATTCGCTTGTAAAAAAAATTAAAGAGAACTATCTCAAACATGCCATAAAACAGGTGAGAGAGCAAATAAAAAAGGCTGAAGCCATTGGAGAAAGAGAGGAGTCCATCAATCTTTTGAACACGTATCAAAAATTAAAAATCCAAATGGATGAATTGAAGGCGAACCTTACTTCGGAGAAGGGGGGAGTATAA
- the rpoD gene encoding RNA polymerase sigma factor RpoD yields MKKSREDKMKAVKDLIEKGKKNGMLSYKEILDTLEDMEDLDAEQIDKIYESLEEMGIEIINDTEDVPAEAVLEEIPEEEIDLSIPEGVAIDDPVRMYLKEIGKVPLLSAEEEIDLSKRIEKGDKEAKRRLAEANLRLVVSIAKKYVGRGMLFLDLIQEGNLGLMKAVEKFDYRKGYKFSTYATWWIRQAITRAIADQARTIRIPVHMVETINKLIRIQRQLLQELGRDPLPEEIAEEMEMPVEKVREIMKISQEPVSLETPIGEEEDSHLGDFIPDEDAQAPADAAAYLLLKEQLEDVLETLTPREEKVLRLRFGLDDGKPRTLEEVGQVFGVTRERIRQIEAKALRKLRHPSRSKKLKDFLE; encoded by the coding sequence ATGAAAAAATCCCGTGAGGATAAAATGAAAGCAGTAAAGGATTTGATTGAAAAGGGCAAAAAAAATGGCATGTTGTCATACAAGGAAATTCTTGATACCCTGGAAGACATGGAAGACCTGGATGCCGAACAGATCGACAAAATCTATGAATCCCTGGAAGAAATGGGTATCGAGATCATCAACGATACTGAAGATGTACCCGCAGAAGCAGTGCTGGAGGAGATTCCTGAAGAGGAGATAGACCTTTCAATACCCGAGGGCGTCGCTATTGACGACCCGGTAAGGATGTATTTGAAGGAAATAGGTAAGGTGCCATTGCTCTCCGCCGAAGAGGAAATCGATCTTTCCAAGCGCATTGAAAAGGGAGACAAGGAGGCTAAAAGGCGTCTGGCCGAAGCCAACCTGAGACTGGTGGTCAGCATTGCCAAAAAATACGTGGGAAGAGGAATGCTCTTTCTGGACCTAATCCAGGAGGGGAACCTGGGCCTTATGAAAGCCGTAGAAAAATTCGATTACCGAAAGGGATATAAGTTCAGCACTTATGCCACATGGTGGATAAGACAGGCCATCACCAGAGCTATCGCCGACCAGGCCAGGACCATACGAATACCTGTCCATATGGTGGAGACCATCAACAAGCTCATCAGGATTCAGAGACAGCTTCTTCAGGAACTGGGCCGCGATCCGCTCCCGGAAGAGATAGCCGAGGAAATGGAGATGCCAGTAGAGAAGGTGAGGGAGATAATGAAGATTTCTCAGGAACCGGTTTCTCTGGAAACTCCCATCGGCGAAGAGGAAGACAGTCATCTGGGAGACTTCATCCCCGACGAGGATGCCCAGGCCCCTGCTGACGCAGCCGCTTATCTGCTTTTGAAAGAGCAACTGGAAGATGTACTGGAGACCCTTACACCGAGAGAGGAAAAAGTTTTGAGGCTCCGTTTTGGACTGGATGACGGCAAACCCAGGACCCTGGAGGAAGTGGGCCAGGTGTTTGGCGTTACCAGGGAAAGAATCCGCCAGATAGAGGCTAAAGCTTTGAGGAAGCTCCGCCATCCCAGCAGGAGTAAAAAATTAAAGGATTTCCTTGAGTGA
- a CDS encoding tRNA (adenine(22)-N(1))-methyltransferase yields the protein MKVNLTNRLLLIANMIPGGHVVADIGTDHAYLPIYLIKEGISTRVIATEITQGPFKRALENVKKAGLEDFIELRHGPGLKPLAPGEVQTAVIAGMGGETIAGIIRDSRPVAGSMKLMLLQPMRNQPELRRQLFSMGFKIIDEDIAVEDSRFYEIIAARRQSPGPFDDIDIAVGPVLRKKKDTDSLRIYTTQNRNP from the coding sequence ATGAAAGTCAATCTCACTAACAGATTGTTGTTGATTGCGAACATGATTCCCGGAGGGCATGTGGTGGCCGATATCGGCACGGACCATGCGTATCTTCCCATATATCTGATAAAAGAGGGGATTTCCACCAGAGTGATAGCCACCGAGATAACACAGGGCCCCTTCAAAAGAGCTCTTGAAAATGTGAAAAAAGCCGGCCTGGAGGATTTTATCGAACTGCGACACGGCCCGGGATTAAAACCGCTGGCGCCAGGAGAAGTCCAGACTGCGGTGATAGCCGGCATGGGTGGTGAAACCATAGCCGGAATCATAAGAGATTCTAGGCCGGTGGCCGGATCCATGAAGCTTATGCTGCTTCAGCCCATGAGAAACCAGCCCGAGCTCAGGAGGCAACTATTTTCCATGGGATTTAAAATAATTGACGAGGATATAGCTGTCGAGGATTCTAGATTCTATGAAATAATAGCGGCGCGCCGGCAGTCCCCCGGACCTTTTGACGATATCGATATCGCCGTGGGCCCTGTGCTTCGCAAAAAAAAGGACACCGATAGTTTACGAATATATACAACACAAAATAGAAATCCTTGA
- a CDS encoding C4-type zinc ribbon domain-containing protein, producing MRCEKVTRENDDRALKLMEELEDLKKTLSAEKQEIVIMKREYNQKRLKTLEEIDKINLELERVNEEKKQLKNNISSELLDKYEKVKKQKKEPVAFILNGKCSGCRMDVSVMVIREVNRHESLVYCESCGRILI from the coding sequence ATGCGGTGCGAAAAAGTAACGAGGGAAAACGACGACAGGGCCTTGAAACTTATGGAAGAACTGGAGGATTTAAAAAAAACCCTTTCTGCAGAAAAACAAGAAATTGTAATAATGAAAAGAGAATACAATCAAAAAAGATTGAAAACCTTAGAAGAAATTGATAAAATAAATCTTGAGCTGGAAAGGGTCAATGAGGAAAAGAAGCAGCTTAAGAATAATATCTCTTCAGAGCTATTAGACAAATACGAAAAGGTCAAAAAACAAAAAAAAGAACCTGTTGCCTTCATTTTAAACGGTAAATGCAGCGGATGCAGAATGGATGTATCGGTCATGGTGATACGGGAGGTGAACCGTCACGAAAGTCTAGTTTATTGCGAAAGTTGCGGAAGAATTCTCATTTAA
- a CDS encoding ribonuclease HI family protein, with amino-acid sequence MRKITVFTDGASRGNPGDAGIGIVFIDESGGVVKEISDYIGQTTNNIAEYTALIRALNEAIEMNCDEIDIITDSELMVKQIKGEYQVKNEGIKNLYKQVQDLLKEFKSYSITHVRREQNKRADELANRGIDEALDEEEIEL; translated from the coding sequence ATGAGAAAGATCACAGTTTTTACCGATGGAGCTTCCCGGGGCAATCCCGGCGATGCGGGAATCGGCATTGTTTTTATCGATGAAAGTGGGGGCGTAGTTAAAGAAATAAGCGACTACATCGGTCAGACCACAAACAACATAGCAGAATACACTGCCCTGATCAGAGCGCTCAATGAAGCCATTGAGATGAATTGTGACGAGATAGACATCATCACCGACAGCGAGCTCATGGTAAAGCAGATAAAAGGCGAATACCAGGTTAAAAATGAAGGTATAAAAAATTTATATAAACAGGTTCAGGATCTTCTGAAAGAATTCAAGTCATATTCCATTACCCATGTCCGGCGCGAACAGAACAAGAGAGCTGACGAACTGGCCAACCGGGGAATCGATGAAGCCCTGGACGAGGAAGAAATAGAACTGTAA
- the thiT gene encoding energy-coupled thiamine transporter ThiT, translating into MNYLVSVFQDLTELTPLTLSLLAAIVLTAVLLMILGPRANFNSRAIVYGGLCTAIAFVLSYVRLYHWPQGGSITPASMLPMFVYASIFGPAAGIAAGAVYGILQLIQDPFIVHPVQVLLDYVIAFAALGLAGFCRKNISAGVLLGGFGRFFSSFLSGVIFFASYAPENMSPVVYSILVNGMIIGTDTLICFVVSLLPQVRTLVERLKKNVATQAGQQVQN; encoded by the coding sequence GTGAACTATCTTGTCAGTGTATTTCAGGACCTGACCGAGCTTACCCCCCTTACCCTTTCATTGCTGGCAGCAATTGTGTTGACGGCGGTGCTGCTTATGATATTAGGGCCAAGGGCAAATTTCAATTCCAGGGCCATCGTATATGGAGGACTGTGCACGGCCATAGCCTTTGTGCTGTCCTATGTAAGATTGTATCACTGGCCTCAGGGCGGGTCGATAACCCCTGCCAGCATGCTGCCCATGTTTGTCTATGCCAGTATATTCGGGCCCGCCGCTGGAATAGCTGCAGGGGCTGTTTACGGCATCCTGCAACTTATACAGGATCCTTTTATTGTTCACCCGGTCCAGGTGCTTTTGGATTATGTTATAGCCTTTGCCGCTCTGGGCCTTGCGGGTTTCTGCAGAAAGAATATAAGTGCAGGCGTATTGCTGGGAGGATTTGGCCGCTTTTTCTCCAGCTTTCTTTCCGGCGTCATATTTTTTGCATCCTATGCGCCGGAGAATATGAGCCCCGTAGTCTACTCCATACTGGTGAACGGCATGATTATCGGGACCGATACCCTTATTTGCTTTGTTGTATCGCTCCTGCCGCAGGTCCGGACTCTGGTGGAAAGATTAAAAAAGAACGTAGCAACCCAGGCGGGTCAACAGGTCCAAAATTAA
- a CDS encoding stalk domain-containing protein produces the protein MSFKKFLPIIAILTVFFSFSIGFPGQAASQENIKIYIGGEEKLFDVPPQVFNGYTFLPIRGIFESLGAQVFWDNAQRRVTAVRKAVKISLKVGETSATVNGKSVKLDKAPLVYKGTTMVPVRFVSEALGEAVEWDQNARSVYIGGRAHFSPEFEPASTDKSFWQKAAGALGVGPRLITDGKITVDPISEGFSSEKILSYSMARSAIGVTANNMLLMVTVNRATIRELVSIMHSLGAYNAMNLDGGASSGLYYGGRYLTAPGRDLSNALIIYKKND, from the coding sequence ATGTCCTTCAAAAAATTTTTACCGATAATAGCTATTTTGACAGTTTTCTTCAGCTTTTCAATAGGTTTTCCCGGCCAGGCGGCTTCCCAGGAAAATATTAAAATCTACATAGGCGGCGAGGAAAAATTGTTTGATGTGCCGCCTCAAGTTTTCAACGGTTACACCTTTTTACCCATACGCGGCATCTTTGAAAGCCTTGGTGCACAGGTTTTCTGGGATAACGCCCAAAGACGAGTCACCGCCGTCCGCAAAGCTGTTAAAATATCGCTGAAAGTTGGTGAAACCTCCGCTACTGTCAATGGCAAGTCCGTTAAATTGGATAAAGCTCCTCTGGTCTATAAAGGTACCACTATGGTTCCGGTGAGATTTGTCAGCGAAGCCCTGGGAGAAGCGGTGGAGTGGGACCAAAACGCCCGCTCGGTGTACATTGGCGGCAGAGCTCACTTCTCTCCAGAATTTGAACCTGCCAGCACCGATAAGTCCTTCTGGCAAAAGGCCGCCGGAGCTCTGGGAGTCGGCCCCAGGCTCATTACCGATGGAAAAATCACTGTAGATCCCATAAGTGAAGGGTTTTCCAGCGAAAAAATATTGAGTTATTCTATGGCAAGAAGCGCCATCGGGGTTACGGCAAACAATATGCTTCTTATGGTGACAGTAAACAGGGCAACCATACGAGAACTGGTATCCATCATGCATTCTCTGGGAGCCTACAATGCCATGAACCTGGATGGCGGAGCCTCCAGTGGACTTTATTATGGCGGCAGGTACCTTACTGCTCCGGGCCGGGACCTGAGCAATGCATTGATAATATATAAAAAGAATGATTGA
- a CDS encoding helix-turn-helix transcriptional regulator, whose protein sequence is MGGFLGEKIKKRRKELFLKQKDLAGEDFTTSFISQIEKGKLNPSLKTLEILARRLEVPVAYLLEEERESVVTVDSDTVNHLIGLFAKFEGDVSSSDYAGALEVIGKLKSKMQELGIDTYCFLCDYYAARVYFGISKYEECANACREILQKLINYEMYDKLAVCLYMMGICFEKLSEYEQAKEHLSRCLETIEENDLSLYEIKAECLIKLGSIHGRQGAYVKAMEFYRQAFEISKRENCHRYIGDCYTGMGLCCYYLKDYRESLKHLGRALSLYRLIEYDYGVAMAQNNMGMVYIKQNNQDEALKCFTDSVRLYRKLSRPLSEARSLNELANIYIQRKEYKECLKYCRRVRNILRMNHDEIIMAHNLEILGKVLYGIGKKKWALKALKKAAGIFEKHDVMDSNLADTYSVMANVYMEIGENEAAKAMFNRSIKILSKSSEKPLETERGDILEHKI, encoded by the coding sequence ATGGGCGGTTTTTTAGGTGAAAAAATTAAGAAGCGCAGAAAAGAGTTGTTCCTCAAGCAAAAGGATCTGGCCGGGGAGGATTTTACCACCAGCTTTATAAGCCAGATCGAGAAAGGAAAGCTGAATCCGTCTTTAAAAACCCTTGAGATACTCGCAAGAAGGCTGGAAGTTCCGGTGGCTTATCTGCTGGAAGAGGAAAGAGAGTCGGTGGTGACGGTGGATAGCGACACGGTCAATCATCTCATAGGCCTTTTTGCAAAATTTGAGGGGGATGTCAGTTCTTCCGACTACGCTGGGGCTCTTGAAGTTATAGGCAAGTTAAAATCAAAAATGCAGGAACTGGGCATTGATACTTATTGCTTTTTGTGTGATTATTATGCGGCCAGGGTCTATTTTGGCATCAGCAAGTATGAAGAATGTGCAAATGCCTGCCGAGAAATCCTGCAGAAGTTAATTAATTATGAAATGTATGATAAGCTGGCCGTGTGTCTGTATATGATGGGCATTTGTTTTGAAAAGCTGTCGGAGTATGAACAGGCCAAGGAACATCTGTCCAGGTGCCTTGAAACAATAGAAGAGAATGATTTGAGTTTATATGAGATCAAAGCGGAATGTCTGATAAAGCTGGGGTCCATACACGGCAGGCAGGGAGCATATGTTAAGGCAATGGAGTTTTACCGACAGGCTTTTGAGATATCAAAAAGGGAGAATTGCCATCGATATATAGGAGATTGTTATACCGGCATGGGGCTATGCTGCTATTATCTGAAGGATTACCGGGAAAGTTTGAAACATCTTGGCAGGGCTCTTTCGCTTTACAGGCTCATCGAATACGATTATGGCGTTGCTATGGCTCAAAACAATATGGGTATGGTCTATATCAAGCAGAATAACCAAGATGAGGCTTTGAAGTGTTTTACAGATAGTGTAAGGCTCTACAGGAAATTAAGCAGGCCTCTTAGCGAAGCCAGAAGTCTGAATGAGTTAGCCAATATTTATATTCAAAGGAAGGAATATAAGGAATGCCTGAAATACTGCAGGAGGGTTCGCAATATTTTGCGTATGAACCATGATGAGATAATAATGGCACATAATCTTGAGATCCTGGGAAAGGTTTTGTATGGAATAGGCAAGAAGAAATGGGCTTTGAAGGCCCTGAAAAAGGCCGCAGGCATATTTGAAAAACATGACGTCATGGATTCGAACCTGGCTGATACCTACTCGGTCATGGCGAATGTATATATGGAAATAGGCGAAAATGAGGCTGCCAAGGCCATGTTCAACAGATCAATCAAGATTCTATCGAAAAGCAGTGAAAAGCCGTTGGAAACTGAAAGAGGCGATATCCTTGAGCATAAAATATGA
- a CDS encoding DUF3343 domain-containing protein, producing MSIKYDIYITFPSIHDVLAMEKALKDISEAGILA from the coding sequence TTGAGCATAAAATATGATATATACATTACCTTTCCTTCCATTCATGATGTGCTTGCCATGGAAAAGGCACTCAAAGATATTAGCGAGGCCGGGATATTGGCATGA
- a CDS encoding DUF4351 domain-containing protein: MPADFFQYLHNHVHHGGHVKKNFKEDAKIEQLNREYIRLDKTTAIADTVLSIEINEQKTKYHIEFQTINDRTLIIRMIDYGFRIAIDNLDYSKIKPDEEITVEFPSQIIIFLKHNESIPDELNLTIKMPYTEQKIKYIVPTFKIWKHDPDYYKRQKLYIMLPLRIINLSEELENLKKRKFQEEERTKLQNEYRRKITEVIESIIEELKDALKTNDLIIEECNKILLELSTLAGELFSEELKDIEQEVNEMAKMIIDPEIYRRGFEEGLEKRLEKGIEKGIERGVGKGMAETIIRQLCKKLGELPSEYKERILCQDRPTLELIAENIFDIESLSELDRFLKQ, translated from the coding sequence ATGCCTGCTGATTTCTTTCAATATCTCCATAACCATGTCCACCATGGTGGGCATGTTAAAAAGAACTTCAAAGAAGACGCGAAAATAGAACAATTAAACCGGGAATACATAAGACTGGACAAAACCACCGCCATAGCCGACACCGTCTTGAGCATAGAAATAAACGAACAAAAAACAAAATACCACATAGAATTCCAGACCATCAACGACAGGACATTAATAATCCGCATGATAGATTACGGATTTAGAATAGCCATAGACAACCTGGACTACAGCAAAATAAAACCAGATGAAGAAATAACCGTAGAATTCCCATCTCAAATCATCATATTTCTAAAACACAACGAATCCATACCTGACGAACTAAACCTCACAATAAAAATGCCGTATACAGAACAGAAAATAAAATACATAGTGCCTACCTTCAAAATCTGGAAACACGATCCGGACTATTATAAAAGGCAAAAGCTCTACATCATGCTCCCGCTGCGGATAATAAACTTAAGCGAAGAACTCGAAAACCTGAAGAAAAGAAAATTTCAGGAAGAAGAAAGAACAAAACTTCAAAACGAATACCGCAGGAAAATAACAGAAGTAATAGAGAGCATAATCGAAGAATTAAAAGATGCCCTTAAAACAAACGACCTTATCATCGAAGAATGCAACAAAATACTTCTGGAACTTAGCACCCTGGCCGGGGAACTATTCAGCGAAGAGTTAAAAGACATTGAGCAGGAGGTGAATGAAATGGCAAAAATGATAATCGACCCTGAGATATACAGAAGAGGGTTTGAAGAAGGCTTGGAAAAAAGACTGGAAAAAGGCATTGAAAAAGGCATTGAAAGAGGTGTAGGGAAAGGTATGGCTGAGACCATAATCAGGCAACTGTGCAAAAAACTTGGAGAGCTACCCTCTGAGTATAAAGAAAGAATCCTGTGTCAGGATAGGCCGACTCTTGAATTGATTGCGGAAAATATTTTTGACATTGAGTCTCTGAGCGAGCTCGACAGATTCTTGAAGCAGTGA
- the brxF gene encoding BREX-3 system P-loop-containing protein BrxF: protein MLKALDIQNAIKILPHKYYKLILVVGPKERQISGILKKMSLEFGYDYINLNLKLSEKLIRIPFDERCFYVEDYVNEIVESNHGSLLILDNIEILFEKHLKIDPLLLLKNLSRYKACIAHWNGKVEDGHLIYAVPQHPDFVKYRMDGHDYIVIDTAQ, encoded by the coding sequence ATGTTGAAGGCACTTGACATACAAAATGCCATAAAAATATTGCCCCATAAATATTACAAGCTCATTCTGGTTGTGGGGCCGAAAGAGCGGCAAATTTCCGGCATATTGAAGAAAATGTCTTTAGAATTCGGCTATGACTACATCAATTTAAATCTGAAGCTTTCCGAAAAGCTCATTCGCATTCCCTTTGATGAGCGCTGTTTTTATGTAGAGGATTATGTGAACGAGATTGTTGAGTCAAATCACGGCAGCCTGTTGATATTGGATAACATCGAAATTCTTTTCGAAAAGCATCTTAAGATAGACCCTTTGCTTTTGCTGAAGAACTTGAGCCGCTATAAAGCCTGTATAGCCCACTGGAACGGCAAAGTGGAGGACGGGCACCTTATATATGCGGTTCCCCAGCATCCTGATTTTGTAAAATACAGAATGGATGGACATGATTACATTGTGATCGATACAGCGCAGTAA